From Niallia sp. Man26:
GTCATAGCATTCTTTTGGTTCCTCACCACACTGTACAAAATTAGCAAAATCAAAAATTGCTTTAAAAGAAGCTGAGCCTACTTCATGCAAAATCTCTTTACAGCGCCGGCCAATATCCCCATAAATATCCTTCTCATTTTCATGGAGCAAAATAATATCATATGATTTAGCAATTGCAGCAAATTCCTTTAATTTACTAATAACATTCTCTCGATATTTGTCTGCTTCTTCCCCTTTCGGAATATAGAAGCTGAAAATTCGGATATACTTACAATCAAGCAAGCTGCAAATCTTGCATATTGTGTGGAGCATTTGCTTTTGCTCTTCAAAGCCGCTGTCGTCATCAATTAGGATCTTGCCTATTGGAGATCCTATAGACGAAACACCGATTTCTGCTTTTTGCAAACGGGGTAAAACATCATCCCTTATTTCGTCTACCGAAAAATCACCAATATTTCTTCCGTCAATTCCACGCAAGGATATATAATGCATGCCAAGCTTTTTAACTACCTCAAGCTGTGTATTAAAGTCAGCTGAAATCTCATCTGAAAACCCTGAAATCAATAGGTTATTCATCTTTATAAAGCCTCCTTAACTATTTTTGGCCAGTCTTTAGTGCTCGATAATTTCTTGCCGTGTTTCCTACCTTTTCTTTGAAGTACCTGCTAAAATGAGAAATACTTTCAAAGCCTGATTTCTGCGCAATTTGAGATAATGGAAGATGTGGCTCCACTTCTAATAAATATTTGGCATGATTAAGACGACAGCCCATTAAGTACTCCATCACCGTAAACCCCGTAATTTCCTTGAAGACATGAGATGTATAATATTTGCTTAAATTTCGTTCTTTAGCTAATCTGTCTAAACTGACTTTTTCCGTAAAATGCTCATCAATCCACGATGCTATCATCTCGGCATGAATTTCCTTTTCTGGTCTTTTTGCCGGAAACATCTGTAAATCTTTTTTGCTCATTTTGTAAATCTCTACAAGCAGCTGTACAAGTTCTAATTTCACTTCTGCCTCTAATATGTCTGGTTGATTATTTTCCTGTTTATGATGGATTGCAAATAGGCTACTGATTTGACTCATTTTCTCTTCCACCAGCTTTGCTGACTTATCATAGCCTGTTCGAAGGAGGCAGTTGTTCAGTTTTCGAAAGGGGTCCAGCAAAGCTTCCATTCCAAGCACATGCAAAATTTCCTGTAAATAAGCTGGTGAAAAATGAATGACACTTCTAATATAGGGGGTTTCTAATGATGGATTCGGTTTATGCAATGTTAATCCGTCCATCAATAAAATATCTCCCGGCTGCAGTTCATAAATCCGGTTATTTATTAGATATTTGCAGTCTCCCGAGTGAAAAAAATATATCTCGTATTCGTGATGTGAATGAAACTCAAAGCCTGCCGTCTCCATTCCTCGCATCCTGTAATAGGCCATTATCCATTGCTCCAGCTAAAACCACCCCGTTTGGTAAGCGTTATCATTTTTTTATTAAAGTAAGAACCTGTTTCTATTGTATTGCTTTCTGGAAAATAATACATTCTCTAAAAATGCTGAAATCTGCTGTTTTTTTTACTGAAATTGCTTTTTTAAAAGCAGCTTCAGTAAAATTTCTAGAAACACCCTG
This genomic window contains:
- a CDS encoding helix-turn-helix domain-containing protein, which gives rise to MAYYRMRGMETAGFEFHSHHEYEIYFFHSGDCKYLINNRIYELQPGDILLMDGLTLHKPNPSLETPYIRSVIHFSPAYLQEILHVLGMEALLDPFRKLNNCLLRTGYDKSAKLVEEKMSQISSLFAIHHKQENNQPDILEAEVKLELVQLLVEIYKMSKKDLQMFPAKRPEKEIHAEMIASWIDEHFTEKVSLDRLAKERNLSKYYTSHVFKEITGFTVMEYLMGCRLNHAKYLLEVEPHLPLSQIAQKSGFESISHFSRYFKEKVGNTARNYRALKTGQK
- a CDS encoding sugar phosphate isomerase/epimerase family protein, producing MNNLLISGFSDEISADFNTQLEVVKKLGMHYISLRGIDGRNIGDFSVDEIRDDVLPRLQKAEIGVSSIGSPIGKILIDDDSGFEEQKQMLHTICKICSLLDCKYIRIFSFYIPKGEEADKYRENVISKLKEFAAIAKSYDIILLHENEKDIYGDIGRRCKEILHEVGSASFKAIFDFANFVQCGEEPKECYDLLKDDIVYIHIKDAVSETGQNVVCGTGQGRIPEILELAMDEGYQGFLTLEPHLVLFDSLKDLELEESLHFIENNEALTGASAYKLQYESLLDILNQITNKEEV